In Dasypus novemcinctus isolate mDasNov1 chromosome 10, mDasNov1.1.hap2, whole genome shotgun sequence, one DNA window encodes the following:
- the LOC101445566 gene encoding olfactory receptor 52M1-like: protein MRHLNTSRPSPVTFFLMGIPGLEHLHVWIGIPFCSMYVVAVVGNVTILAVVRAERSLHEPMFLFLCMLSVTDLVLSTSTLPRMLCLFWLGAHDIAVDACLTQMFFIHSFTTMESGFFLAMAIDRYVAICHPLRHATILTHTHIAIIGIIVVVRGVAFFSPHPILLKQLPYCRTRVIAHTYCEFMAVVKLACTDTGTTKHYSLSVASIIGSCDAIFTAISYAFILRSVFHLPSREASFKALGTCGSHVCVILVFYSTAGFSIFTHRFGKNVRPHIHIFIANMYLLVPPFLNPIVYGVRTKKIREHVVRAIRVKVT, encoded by the coding sequence atGCGACATCTGAACACTTCTCGACCCTCTCCTGTCACCTTCTTTCTGATGGGCATCCCAGGCCTGGAGCACCTGCATGTCTGGATCGGGATCCCCTTCTGCTCCATGTATGTGGTGGCTGTGGTGGGGAACGTGACCATCCTGGCCGTGGTGCGGGCAGAGCGAAGCCTCCACGAGCCCATGTTCCTCTTTCTGTGCATGCTGTCAGTCACTGACCTGGTCCTCTCCACTTCTACCCTGCCCCGCATGCTTTGCCTGTTCTGGCTTGGAGCCCATGACATTGCCGTTGATGCTTGCCTGACACAAATGTTCTTCATCCACAGTTTTACCACCATGGAATCGGGATTCTTCCTGGCCATGGCCATTGATCGCTATGTGGCCATATGTCACCCCCTGCGCCATGCCACCATTCTCACCCACACTCATATTGCCATAATAGGTATAATTGTGGTGGTTCGAGGTGTGGCCTTCTTTTCTCCACATCCCATCCTGCTCAAACAGCTTCCCTACTGCAGAACACGAGTAATTGCCCACACTTACTGTGAGTTCATGGCTGTGGTGAAGCTGGCTTGTACAGACACTGGGACCACTAAACATTATAGCCTCAGTGTTGCTTCCATCATCGGCTCATGTGATGCCATTTTCACTGCTATATCCTATGCCTTCATTCTCCGCTCTGTATTCCACCTGCCATCCCGAGAAGCTAGCTTTAAGGCTTTGGGCACATGTGGCTCCCATGTCTGTGTCATTCTTGTCTTCTACTCCACagctggcttttccattttcacTCACCGTTTTGGGAAAAATGTGCGTCCACATATCCATATTTTTATTGCAAATATGTACCTTTTGGTACCCCCTTTTCTCAATCCGATTGTATATGGTGTAAGGACTAAGAAAATACGGGAGCATGTTGTCAGAGCCATAAGGGTCAAAGTTACCTGA